Proteins co-encoded in one Haladaptatus sp. ZSTT2 genomic window:
- a CDS encoding VOC family protein, with protein sequence MDGTLDHVMMRVEDLDESLDWYQTHFDYEEKGRWEADTFTNVYLGPEDMHEDGATIELTYNHDDRTYEFGDAWGHIAVRVEDVYDAYDELMAAGVEDYRDPDSCGGSYAFVKDPDGHEIELVERDHGARWSLDHTMLRVEDIEKAIGWYTHKLDYELFRRSEHDSFALYFMKPRGAAAEEMSIELTYNYDGRSYEFGDAWGHVAVRTSDLESYWETLVTRDVEEYRDPESCDYRYAFTHAAGGHEVEILNP encoded by the coding sequence ATGGACGGAACCCTCGACCACGTGATGATGCGCGTCGAAGATTTAGACGAGTCGCTCGACTGGTACCAAACCCACTTCGACTACGAGGAGAAGGGTCGCTGGGAGGCAGACACCTTCACCAACGTCTACCTCGGCCCCGAGGACATGCACGAAGACGGCGCGACCATCGAACTCACCTACAACCACGACGACCGCACCTACGAGTTCGGTGACGCGTGGGGCCACATCGCCGTGCGCGTTGAGGATGTGTACGACGCCTACGACGAACTCATGGCCGCCGGTGTCGAGGACTACCGCGACCCGGACTCCTGTGGCGGCTCGTACGCCTTCGTCAAAGACCCCGATGGCCACGAAATCGAACTCGTCGAGCGCGACCACGGCGCGCGCTGGTCGCTCGACCACACGATGCTCCGCGTCGAAGACATCGAGAAGGCCATTGGCTGGTACACGCACAAACTCGATTACGAACTGTTCCGGCGCTCTGAGCACGACAGCTTCGCGCTCTACTTCATGAAACCACGTGGGGCAGCAGCCGAAGAAATGTCCATCGAACTCACCTACAACTACGACGGGCGTTCCTACGAGTTCGGCGACGCGTGGGGGCACGTCGCGGTTCGAACCAGTGATTTAGAATCGTACTGGGAGACGCTCGTGACGCGCGACGTAGAGGAGTACCGCGACCCAGAGAGCTGTGACTACCGGTATGCGTTCACCCACGCGGCAGGCGGTCACGAAGTCGAGATTCTGAACCCGTAG
- a CDS encoding TIGR04206 family protein — MVESEAFSTRTAAGRLLTLLVVGLLPWTIILVNGQFTFVFSFGLVNTNPFHLTNLYDYVTRFTFGLPRSLQAWPASTLLYVGALVSAATGFIGHEDERLTGGLLVFAGGAQFYLTVGLIASLGTRVFPLGMIALWTVAWWGYGPALKRIFRYDE, encoded by the coding sequence ATGGTCGAATCCGAGGCATTTTCGACTCGCACCGCAGCCGGTCGCCTTCTCACACTGCTGGTCGTTGGCTTGCTGCCGTGGACAATCATCCTCGTAAACGGCCAGTTCACGTTCGTCTTCTCGTTTGGCCTCGTGAACACCAACCCATTCCATCTCACGAATCTCTATGACTACGTGACGCGATTCACATTTGGCCTGCCGCGCTCACTCCAAGCGTGGCCCGCGAGTACGCTCCTCTATGTGGGCGCGCTCGTGAGTGCGGCAACCGGATTCATCGGCCACGAAGACGAACGACTCACCGGCGGGCTGCTCGTGTTCGCCGGTGGCGCGCAGTTTTATCTCACGGTTGGCCTCATCGCCTCACTCGGCACCCGCGTGTTCCCGCTCGGGATGATTGCCCTCTGGACGGTTGCGTGGTGGGGCTATGGCCCTGCACTCAAACGGATTTTCCGGTACGACGAGTAG
- a CDS encoding OBG GTPase family GTP-binding protein, with translation MGLEEEIESIREEITSTPYNKSTEAHIGRLKAKLAEKKEKLESQASAGGGDGYAVEKHGDATVALVGFPSVGKSTLLNALTNAESEVGAYEFTTINVHPGMLQYNGANIQLMDVPGLIEGAAGGRGGGREVLSVVRTADLVIFMLSVFEIERYSRLREELYNNKVRIDTGPPSIKITKKGKGGINITSSVDLDLSEEVIKEILREKGYVNADVVIRENITVDRLIDGLMKNRVYLPSMVIANKADLIDHDYLENVHDDLREEGLDPEDVVFISAEEEKGLDVLKETIWQKLGLIRVYMDKPGRGTDFEEPLIIKRGETIEDACKKLGANLLDRFRFARVTGPSAKHDAQQVGLDHVLEDEDILRIIARK, from the coding sequence ATGGGGCTCGAAGAGGAGATTGAATCCATCCGCGAGGAGATAACCAGCACGCCCTACAACAAGTCCACAGAGGCGCACATTGGACGGTTGAAGGCGAAGCTCGCGGAGAAAAAAGAGAAGTTGGAGTCGCAAGCCTCCGCGGGCGGTGGCGATGGGTATGCCGTCGAGAAGCACGGCGACGCGACCGTCGCGCTCGTTGGCTTCCCGAGCGTTGGCAAATCCACGCTCCTCAACGCCCTCACCAACGCAGAAAGTGAGGTGGGAGCCTACGAGTTCACGACCATCAACGTCCATCCCGGGATGTTGCAGTACAACGGTGCGAACATCCAACTGATGGACGTTCCGGGACTCATCGAAGGCGCAGCGGGCGGCCGTGGAGGGGGCCGAGAAGTGCTCTCTGTCGTCCGAACCGCAGACCTCGTCATCTTCATGCTCTCGGTGTTCGAAATCGAGCGCTACTCGCGCCTGCGCGAGGAACTGTATAATAACAAAGTCCGAATCGATACCGGTCCTCCATCCATCAAAATCACCAAGAAAGGGAAAGGAGGAATCAACATCACGTCGAGTGTCGACCTCGACCTTTCAGAAGAGGTCATCAAAGAGATTCTCCGGGAGAAAGGCTACGTGAACGCTGACGTGGTCATCCGCGAGAACATCACGGTCGACCGCCTCATCGACGGCCTGATGAAAAATCGTGTCTACCTCCCGTCGATGGTCATCGCCAACAAGGCAGACCTCATCGACCACGACTACTTAGAAAACGTCCACGACGACCTCCGCGAAGAGGGCCTCGACCCTGAAGACGTGGTGTTCATCAGTGCCGAGGAAGAGAAGGGCCTCGACGTGCTCAAAGAGACGATCTGGCAGAAACTCGGGCTCATCCGCGTCTACATGGACAAACCCGGTCGCGGGACGGACTTCGAGGAACCGCTCATCATCAAGCGCGGCGAGACCATCGAAGACGCCTGTAAGAAACTCGGGGCGAATCTACTCGACCGATTCCGCTTCGCACGCGTGACGGGCCCGAGCGCGAAACACGATGCCCAACAAGTCGGTCTCGACCACGTCCTCGAAGACGAGGACATTCTCCGCATCATCGCCCGCAAATAG